Within Rissa tridactyla isolate bRisTri1 chromosome 4, bRisTri1.patW.cur.20221130, whole genome shotgun sequence, the genomic segment tttttatagggtcctttttattacttttcagcTGTACAGTGTGTTCTCAGATGGTATATTTCCAACTTCATGTTCTTCGATCGTGCCcatcatttttttcagataacaaAACAGGGAACAACTGGGCACTTGGCCAGCTCTTTAGCCTTTGAAGCAAAGGGAAGCTCTGCAAGAGGGTTTCACCAGAGCTCTctaaaagtattttctgtgacCGTATCCCGCTAACTCCACCACCCGTCTGACCCGTACTCAGCACAGCCTTCGCTGCTGAGAGCCGTGAGGGGAGTGCCCCTGCCAGAGAGTCCCACCATCACCTTGCCCCAGGGGAATTGTTCGAGCTCTCTCAAATATCCCATCCCACCGCACTTCCCGTCTTTCCAAGAGGCATGTTTAGGCCTATAATATCATGCCCCAAATGCCTAAGGCAAATTACTGAGCGGACTTTTTGGCTGTGTGTTCCCCAAGGTGTGACTTTCAGGTAAAGAAGCAGCCAGTAGCACGGGCCACGGGGCTGAGCTGCGCCGAAGCAGCTGGGACCTTTCTCAACAGTGCAGTCCCCAGGAAAAATCACAAGGCAGGCTTTAAAATAACGAGATTATTTCTAACGGTTGTAAATGGTCCATTCTTTACCTTGGCTTCCTGGCAAATAAAACCTTTCAGAGATCTTTCAGTTCCGATTTTTCGAGCTTTTTCCCTACACGCTGCAGGGCTAGAAGGCCTTGTGCTGGTAAGGGAAAGCGAGATTGTCCTATAATCCCTTCAGTCCTTCAAGTGCTGGGTTTTGGGGACCAGCTGTCCCCCGGGCTTTTTTGAGCTCCATGTGGGCTCACCAGCCCAGGGAAGCAGAGCTCTTGGTGGCACGGCAGGGAGGGGAGGTAGCGTTGGCGGCTGGCTTTGGTTCCAGCAGGTTTATCCCCTTTCTGTGGGACAAACTGTCCTGTCTGGGAGCAATTCAGCTGTAAAACGATTGCATTCAGCCTTGAAAAGGACTTGCATTGTATAATTTGATCGCTGCACATCTGAAAAATAAGGATCCTGCCTAAAAACATAAGATTTGGCACCAAGGGTTAATGAGACTTGGCTTTGCTATTTCTCTGTGCTGGATCAGCCCCTCGCCCTCCTTGCTGTTACCGGCACGGCTGAGACAGGCCATGTCCTCCAGGGAGACGGGCCTTGAGGAGACGCCTCCCATCTCCGAAAAGATGCAGTTTTTATAGTTTCATAGTTTTATGTTTTCATAGtctcccactgctgtcccctgaCTTGCAACCTGTTGGGCTCTCACATTATCACAGGCGAGCACCACATTTTGCAAACGTATTTGCTGTTACAGCAGACAGGAAGAGATTAAGTGAGCACTATAAAACTAACCTCCGCATCAgtcaaaagaaacagaagcaaaaaataacaGGGTAATCGGATGCTCTTGTGAGCAGGATATGCTCAAAATGACTTCTCCATCCCATTACAAATGCTTAGAAACTGCACAGCCTCTCCAGCACAGTGAGGTTTTAAAGTGATTTAATGGGAAGAAAGAGTTCAGAGCTGATAATGCCGCTTCCAACCTTATCCTTTCACTGCATGAAAATAGCGGCTATTGACTGGTGTAATTTGGCtacttttaaagctgtatttgctGGCTTAGATGTGTTAAGAGTCTCTCTACAGAGTTTTAAGGGCCTGAATGTAATGTGTGTGGTTAAGGAGGGGATATATTGAGTTTCTGCAACAGAGGACTGGTCCAGTGTGTGCCCTACGTGCTGGAGACCTGGGACCTGCTGCAGTTGAGCTTTACATCCCAATCACTAGGAGAAAAACCAGGTCTGCCGGAGGGTTGTTTGTCAGTCCAAACAAATTTcttactttgtctttttttgttttttctttcaggacaAACTGTTCACGATGTCAATCAAAAAGGAAGGTGCCCACAAGAAGTGGGCTGCCCTGAAGGAGAAACTTGGACCCCAGGAGACTGACCAGTCAGAGGCCAACCTGGAAAATGCAGAGCCGGAGCTATGCATCCGTCTCCTGCAAATGCCATCAGTAGTGAACTACTCTGGGCTGAAGAAGCGGCTGGAGAACAGCGATGATGCATGGATGGTCCAATTCCTGGAGCTGTGTGGGCTGGACCTCCTCCTGGAGGCCCTGGACAGGTTGTCTGGGCGAGGAGTGGCCAGGATTTCTGATGCCTTGCTTCAGCTCACCTGCATTAACTGTGTGCGAGCCGTCATGAACTCCCACAAAGGCATTGAATACATTGTGAGCAACGAGGGCTACGTCAGAAAACTCTTCCAAGGTGAGAAGACATCTTCCTGTTTCACCCATCGCATGCGGCATGCAGCATAGGGTGGACTTTTCTATTGCTTATCCTCCTGCCCTGCACCAGGCTTCTTGCAAGTTGTTGATTGCAACGCGTTAATGAAAgagattgttttcttctttaaaatggTATTGCTTGGAAGTGGCATTGCCTTTGCCACTCAATGCTATTTAGATGGGCTCGTTTCCACACAAATGTCTCCATGGTTCACGGAGAAAGCAGGGATAAACCCACCCTCAGCCGTACACGGGCATGAGAAGTCCTCGACCCTTCTGTTGTCAGCAGACATTTGCTGTTTAGTCTTTGTGAGACCcgagggcagagggagaggaattGAAAGGGCTTGCAGGCTTGTACCCTGTAAAGCGGAAGGAGGGTGGCACAGTTTAGACTCAGGAGAGCCTGTTCTCTGTGCTGCTCAGTCTGTTCCTTCTAGAAGATGGTAGCTAATACCACTCATTTTCTCCTGCCCTTCACTTGGGTCGTCGTTAGGTATGAAACTCGTCAGGGCATCTCCTAGGACTTATTGTACAGCGCTTAATGATGGTGGTGCTGGGAGGATAACTCCTGTGCTGCTCCACAGAGCTGAGATCACAGCTGTGCCCAGAAGCCTTTATTGGTagctctttaaaatgcatttagtcTGAAAGCTATCTTGCTCCCCTCTTCAGTTTTGAagtcctcttccttcctctccaccCTGCGTTTTCTTAATTAGTGCGAAATACAGAGCTGGCGTTTTTTGTGCTGTGAAAAACAGGGGGCACCCTGGGCTTTCCAGCAGTTGAGCTTCTTTGTGCactaataaaggaaaaataagatagTCTATTCCATTCCCTCTCAGCTCCCAGAGCTCACAGAGAAAGAGTAGTGGAAAAAAGGAATACACAAGGACTGGTTAGAACAATTGTCCTACTTGATATGCATATTGTGTGTTTCTGCACTAAAAATAAGACTCATTAATTGAGGAAAATGGTTCATCTGCTGTTCTAGAAAATACCCATAtgtgaaaatgggaaataaaatgtgTGATTGTGAGTGCTGAGATCTTGGCTGCTGTTGCAGCATGCCAGTGGTACATGGAAGAGATGAACAACTAcaagcagcaccaaaaagccaatGGGGTACCTGTAGTATTTACCGTTCCCACTAGAAGTTACTATCACATAATGCTATCGGGATGGGATATTTATACATTGGGATATTTCTCTTCCCATCTTCCAGGTAGTGGCTCCacttcttcagtcttttttctaCCACTGGTCATAAGCCATGTAGTGGAAGATGTTGAGGTTCAGAACATTAATGTCATTATAAattctttattgttttgttttgtttttcttccagcactTGACACAACTAATGTCATGGTCAAAAAGCAAGTCTTTGAGCTCCTGGCTGCACTGTGCATTTACTCATCAGATGGCCACGCTTTGGCTTTGGATGCTCTGGACCATTACAAGGCAAGTgttgggctgcagcaggaggtaCAGCTCTGCTCTGATCCATGCAGGTAGATCTGTGTATCACAGAAAAGGGCTGGGAATGAAGGTCATTTTGCATCATTTTGTTAAGAGAGGCAGGAATATATAAGGTGAAAACTGTAGGAAATTTGGCCTGGTCAGCGTAAGTCCACGGTGCTGCTCTGTGACTTGCCTGGACAGATGACTGCTCACCACAAGGTTCTTTCTGGCAGGAAAAGCACTACCAGGTGAGCAAAATAGGTAGTGCCACATCCATGGGTTTCACTGGCCACAAGCTCAGGTAGGTGCATCAGTTATCAGAAAGCATAAAGGGATCCAGGAGGAGTTTCACTGACTTTGCAGACCAGGCCCTGCTCCATGATGGAGGAGCGCTGCTTTTACCTgcatcatctttaaggtcccttccaacccgaaccattttatGATCTTCCTGTCTTGTGCACAGTGGGATAAACTGACTTTTAAGATGCTAATTCCATCTGAGAAGCTGCATCAAAGTGGTAGACGTTTCTGATCTGTCTGAACAGAAAAATCATTTGTGTTATTAACAGAGTGTGAAGAACCAGCAGTATCGATTCAGCGTCATAATGAATGAGCTCTCCAATACAGATAATGTGCCATACATGGTGACACTGCTGAGTGCTATCAATGCCATCATACTGGGGAAAGAAGAGCTAAGAACAAGGACACAGATCAGGAATGAGTTCATAGGTAAGGATGCTTGTTGCACCTaactttctctgaagaaaatcagTTGCCAAGCACAGggcagttttattttcagatgtatCCATAAGTTGACTAAAGAGGGATGGGGAGCAAAACTGCAAAAATATTAAAGgcagagtcctttttttttttgtctctgttctcTTCAACAACCTTTCTTTAACCAGATTTATTTAACTTTGCTGCTTTTGCATAGCTTTGATCTTTTCTGACATCTAAGCAGCACTGTATCCCTTGAGCTTCTTCAATACGTTTCTATAACCAGCCATCTTCTGTGGCCacatttctatattttaaaaCTCCTTATAAGAAGAGATAAGGTCTGTTCACCTTATGTCTACTCATCTGATCCATAAAAGCTGCCCTGGAATTCATAAATGCTTTCCAACTACTTGAATACTGGGATCCTAGGTACCATTGTTAGTGTTCACCTCACCTAAGGTGAGGTGGTGAGCCTGGGCTCCATTTCCTTCTGTGGAGAGCAAGGGACATCTGATCACACCGTTCATCTGACTGATTTCAGATGCCTAGTTCGGACTGAGGTGAATCATGGCCCAGAAATGCCTCTGTCCCTCAGTACCTCCAGGCAGATGCTGCAGTGGTTCACACAGCTGCAGACGGGTCCCGTGGGTCTCCTCATCTACCAGAGGACCCTGCCCACTTTGACAGAGCCATCTGAATATATTTTGAGTTGTTCTCTCTGCAAAGTGTTTAGGAGCATAACTTTATATAAAGATCATAATAGATCAGTTCAAGTAGGTCATAATGCAAATATATCATATATCCATTTTTTTGTTCTCCCAGGGCTTCAGCTGTTGGATGTTTTAGACAAGCTAAGGTAAGGATCACTGTctcaattttcttttataaaggaGATTCACAGTAACATAGCTGTGGAAACTTAATACTTACCAGCCTTCAGTTGTGTGAAGTGTACCTGGGTGAAGTGGACCGTGCTTGTGTGCACCCCTTACACAGGAATCAGAGGCATTAGGCCAGCTTTAAGATGCTCTCGCCAGCCAGTGTCATGGGGACAGCTTTTGGCACAGAGGGCATTGACAGAGGCTCTGGGCACAGATGGAGCGAGGCTCAGTGACACCCTTGTTGAGGCTGCATTTCAGACTGAACCTGAAGTGCTGCTGTGGGCTCACTGAGCAGCTTGCTGTATCCAAACCCCTTCACTGGTGGTGTTGGTCCCAGCTAAGACACTTTACTAATGCATATCTGGACATAACCTGTCTTCTcagtttcttaatttaaaaatgatgTTCTGCCAGAAACACTCAAGATAAATTCTAGAATGCATTATATGTGAGTTGCAGTTTTATCCTTGTAACTGGAATTGCTCCATTCAACCccataaaaattaaggaagaGACAGTCTTTCAGTACTGACAACTAGCAAGGGTAGAGTTCCTGCACTGTGTGGTCTCTCGAGTGCTGAAATAGTTGGCTTTAGAGTGTTTGGGGTCTTTTTAATCCAATTTTGAGTAACAGAGAAGGAagtttttcaaacagaaacatCACTGGAATATTTTCAATTTgtcttgactttaaaaaaaaaaaaaagaagaaggtgGCCCAGTTTCAAAAAGGTGGGAATGGCACTCTGTTGTTACAGCTCCAAGGAGAAGTCCATACAAAGCATATACTTGGACCAGGTTATGCCATGAAAAGTCCCATTCATTTGTATGTATGTGTCGACTGTAGAATGAAGTACATTCAGTACAAGAAAGGATGCGCTGATGGCATTTCATCCTTTATAAATAAGGTAGAGTTGGGTACTTTCAATACTGACTGGCTGAGTCTGAGAGGGAAAGAGATAAAAGCCatttaaacaaaagcaataatCTGAAAATCAGTGAAGGGCTCTCCAGTGAAAATGAATGCTGTAATATTGCAGAGACATAGAGGAGGAGGATCTTCTTATCCAGTGTGATACATTTGAGGAGTTCAAGATAGAAGATGATGAGGAATTGTTAAAGATATGTGATGGAATAAACATGAATGATCATCATGAGGTCTTTTCATCTCTCTTCAATAAAGTAAGTAGGCCCTCACATGGGGCGCCAAGTCATGCAATGGCAAAGTTAACACACTTTACTTGGAATCAGCCTTGCCGTGATGGAAAGCTTCCCTGTCTTCCAGGTGAGCCGCTCTCCGGTCTCCATCCAGCTGTTGTCCATCCTCCAGAGCCTGCTGCACTTGGAACCATCTCAtcagtccagcctcctgctgtggGAGTCCTTGGATGCGGTAGTGAACAGAGCCCTTTTGCTCGCAAATGACAGTAAGAATGACATATATATCCAGCCTTGCACTCTCCTCTTGTTTTCCCCCATCCTACTCACTGCCACAAAAGTCCTTCCCAAATGCGCAGGAAATAGTCTGTGGGACTTGCTAAAAGCTGAACAGAAGCTGGGACAAAGCTACACCTCCTGCGTAGGGTCAAGTCTTGATGCGAAGCCCCAGCCATGCAGATACCAGGGAGAGCTGGTCACATTTAGCTGTGGGCTCGGGATTCATGGTTGTGCCTGGATGGTTAAGCCCTGAGCTTTGCGTTGTGGGAGTCAGTGGAAGTCTGTCCTTGTTGGcattctgctgctggtgctgacTAGTCTTGGTGGCAGGCATGCTCAAAACAGTGGTTTTGGACCAGGACCATGGGAAGGAAATTGCCTGGAAGCTAGAAGTGCAGGTGTGTGGGCTCTGTGGCTCCAGATCTGCTGCTTGGCAAGGGTTGAATAGCATAAACCAACCTTTGGGCCCCATCCCCTTCTCTGACCCCGACTCGTTTCTCTAGTCCAAGGAAACACAGTTGAAGAAGTCATTGAGAGGCTGCTATCTATCAAGAAACATCCAAACAAGCAAAAGCGAGCTGAAAACCGGCTGTCCGGGAGTGCGAATGAAGGCGTGCAGGCTGAGCGAGAACCATGTGCACGTGCAGCTCGGAGCCCAGCGGGATCATCAAACCCCTCCAACACACCAGCACCTCCCTCAGGGCCACCCGCCAATGAAAAGAAGATCTCATCCTCCCAgctcacagcctgctctgcttcGCCAGAGACATCTAACCCTCCACCCAAcactgctcctgccccagcacccccgcctccaccacctccacccccaccctCTGGCACAGCAGCGGTGACCCCCACGTCCACATCCCCCATGATGAAtgcacctccagcccctccactCCTTGGCgtccctccacccccacccccattgCCTGGCATGGGGGGcatccctccccctccacccctgtTGCCCAGCATGGTGGGtatccctccccctcccccccccgttgCCTGGCATGGGTGGCatcccaccccctccacccccattgCCTGGCATGGGTGGcatccctccacccccacccccattgCCTGGCATGGGGGGcatccctccccctccacccccattgCCTGGTATGGGTGgcatccctccccctccccctctaATGCCTGGCACGGCAGGAGATCATATAGAAGCCGTGGTGGCCTCCCAGTTCAGCTGCCCTCTTGGCTCGGGCAGGCCTCCCCCCAAGACAGTGAAGACGCCAACACTGAGAATGAAGAAGCTGAACTGGCAGAAGCTGCCCTCCAACGTGGTGAGAGGTGGGTGCTTCTGTCATAGAGTCACCGCTGCTTTAGGGGTGACACTATCTTTGAGTTTATCAAATGCGGTCGATTGCCTTTAGATACAGAACTTCCCTGATTTCCATTACCTCTGACCTTCagagcttaaataaataaaagtggcaTGAAACTActaattaatataatataatataatataatataatataatataatataatataatatttaatTCCAGCTAAATCAGTAGTTTGGAATAGCTTGTTTATAactaaaatactttgaaattaaaagaagggGGAGGGATGGGAATATTTCCCTAATCCACCGTGACATGCCTTAGACTTGAGTTCTCAACAGGTTCTGATCTGGGTGCCCCAGACTTTAATTCCCCAGTTCATCTATACTTGCATCTGGGTATATTGAAGTCATATTAAAGTATATTAAAGAGTGCAGGTAAGGATCACATCACAGTTCAAGGAGGACATTGAAAGAATTGGAAACCCATGAGAATAATTGACTTGTCTCTTGATTTTTGGGTTCCATTTCCCTGTCCTAGTGGATCCAAAGAGAAGCATGAtatgtgagaagaggccaggacAGGCAACGTCAGCTTTGTCCTAGACAAGCAAGGCATCCACTGCATGGAGGCCGGCGTAGGTGATGTCTAAATAAGGCGTGTTTTCAATCACAGGAGCAGTTAATTGTTGGGATTATTTCTGTAGAGACTTCTACAGGCGTGTTtgggtgttggctttttttaagaaaaagatgtttAAGAAAGTGCAGTGGGAACTCATTCAAGCACTCCTGTAGCCAGCATTATACAAGGAGGCTtgattataaaatgaaaaagagaggaaggtCACAGTCAGAAGATAGCCAGGTTGTGGCCGATCCCTCAGCTAGCATGCAAGGAAGCGAAAATAACATCAGCCATGGGACTAGGAAAGAAATGGCTGAGCCCCTTCTCATGCTGACCGGCTTTGCCTACCGTGGAGGAGAATGCAGTTGTATagggagggatggggctggacAGCCTCTCTGTGCCCAGTGCTGCATCCCCTTACCAGCTCATCTTGGGGTAAAGCACCAGGTTTAATTACCTTTCAGGCTCTTTGGATCCTGCCTGTGGGACTTGTCCCTCCCAAATAATTAGCATTTGTTCAGGACACATATGCCTCTTCTTATTTCATTCATCTTCTGAGAAGTTTCCCTTCTAGCAGCTCACCTTGCCCCAAAAGCCAGGAGCTTTCAGCTGTCCCTGTAGCCAGGCTGAACACCTTGTCTTTTTTCAGAAAGTCACTCAATGTGGGCTTCagtgagcagcagcagcgaggaaACTATAGAGCCCAATTACACAAGCATAGAGCAGCTGTTTTGCTTTCCACAACCAACCCCCAAGGAGAAAACAGCCGCACCAGTGAAGGCAGAACCGAAGGAGGTGAGGAGGTCCCTCTTATTCTTTCGAATAAAGATCACTGCAGACAGCTCATCTAATACGagatatcttctttttctttaatgaagatCACATTTTTGGACTCCAAGAAAAGTCTCAATTTGAACATATTTTTGAAGCAATTTAAATGGTAAGATATGGCCAATTTTCGTGACAGTTGACAAAACTTTGAGCAGGTTTTGTGTAGTGTCTGGAAGGTCCTCATGAAATCTATTCTAGCTAATCTGCTTTGGTGGTCTGTGTAACCGAAACATCTGAACGTTTCCCAGTTTGTCCTATGCTGTCTTTAAAATACCGAGTTTAGgtgtttaattgtatttttaccTACAACATCCCTGTAAGATGGAAAAGGCGTTACATCTCCATGTTACAGATGAAGTTGTGGCACAGACTCTTAGGGTGACTTAGGCCGTGAGACACCTCTGGAGGTCGAACCCCTCCTCAGAACAGGGCCAATGGaaaatttaagaattaaatattttttttaaggtaatcaAATGCCCAGAGAGTGTCATCTGAGTTGCAAGATTGATCTTTGGCCTTCAGTCATTTGTCCAGGGCCAGAAACTAAATTTGAGGCATAGCAGGGATCCAGGTCCCAGTTCCGGGGACATATCTTTCCTTTTGGATTATCGTTGCTCTCACTAGGGAAAGCACGGAGCGCTTGCACAGGTACATGTCTCAGTAGCATGTGATTGTGGAAGAGGGGGCTTTGGGTGATGGCTgactctgctcctcctccctgcagctccaACGAAGAGGTGGCTGCCATGGTCCAGAATGGGGACCGGGCCAAGTTCGACGTTGAGGTTCTGAAGCAGTTGCtgaagctgctgcctgaaaagc encodes:
- the LOC128908906 gene encoding inverted formin-2-like, which translates into the protein MSIKKEGAHKKWAALKEKLGPQETDQSEANLENAEPELCIRLLQMPSVVNYSGLKKRLENSDDAWMVQFLELCGLDLLLEALDRLSGRGVARISDALLQLTCINCVRAVMNSHKGIEYIVSNEGYVRKLFQALDTTNVMVKKQVFELLAALCIYSSDGHALALDALDHYKSVKNQQYRFSVIMNELSNTDNVPYMVTLLSAINAIILGKEELRTRTQIRNEFIGLQLLDVLDKLR